A window of Bradyrhizobium sp. AZCC 1610 contains these coding sequences:
- a CDS encoding protein-L-isoaspartate(D-aspartate) O-methyltransferase, which produces MADRMIMKILLLLLSSMLAVAREATAQDAQCTGERAAMVETIKTYARSHASVVGQQGFSERVLEAMGQTKRHLFIPERSCSIAYADRPLPIGLGQTMSQPFIVALMTELAEVAPDHVVLEIGTGSGYQAAILARLTRKVCTIEIVPQLAETATKTLKDLAYDNVSVRLGDGYVGWPECGPFDAIVVTAALGQVPPPLIEQLKVGGRLVMPVGADYSTQHLTVVEKIAPDKTTTRAVVPVRFVPFTRPQN; this is translated from the coding sequence ATGGCCGACCGCATGATCATGAAGATCTTGCTGCTGCTCTTGTCGTCCATGCTCGCCGTTGCGCGGGAAGCCACCGCACAGGACGCGCAATGCACCGGCGAACGCGCCGCTATGGTCGAAACCATCAAGACCTACGCCCGGTCCCACGCCAGTGTTGTGGGACAGCAGGGTTTTTCGGAGCGGGTCCTTGAGGCGATGGGGCAAACGAAACGCCATCTGTTCATTCCCGAGCGATCTTGTTCGATCGCATATGCGGACAGGCCTCTACCGATAGGTCTCGGCCAGACCATGTCACAGCCGTTCATCGTGGCCTTGATGACAGAGTTGGCCGAGGTCGCGCCCGATCATGTCGTGCTCGAAATCGGTACCGGGTCGGGCTATCAGGCCGCCATTCTTGCGCGCCTGACGCGAAAGGTCTGCACCATCGAGATTGTCCCACAATTGGCTGAGACCGCCACGAAAACACTCAAAGACCTCGCGTATGACAATGTGAGCGTCAGGCTGGGCGACGGCTATGTCGGCTGGCCCGAATGCGGTCCTTTTGACGCCATCGTGGTGACCGCCGCGCTTGGGCAGGTACCGCCGCCGCTAATCGAGCAGCTCAAAGTGGGTGGCCGGCTCGTCATGCCGGTGGGAGCCGATTACAGCACTCAGCACCTTACGGTCGTCGAGAAAATCGCCCCTGACAAGACGACAACTCGCGCCGTCGTTCCCGTGCGCTTTGTGCCCTTCACGCGTCCACAAAATTAA
- the ftsZ gene encoding cell division protein FtsZ, whose protein sequence is MSDITGIRELKARIVVCGVGGAGGNAVNNMIEAGLEGVDFIVANTDAQALTSSKAKRVIQMGAQVTGGLGAGAQPDIGRAAAEEAVDAVRDQLAGAHMVFVTAGMGGGTGTGAAPIIARTARELGILTIGVVTKPFQFEGQRRMRYAEAGIAELLKEVDTLLIIPNQNLFRVANEKTTFADAFAMADQVLYSGVACISDLIVKEGLINLDFADVLSVMREKGKAMMGRGEASGDKRVLNAAVAAISNPLIEDPSIKRASGLIVSITGGRDLTLFEVDEAATRIRDEADPDANIIVGATFDASLDGVVRVSVVATGIDNLGSARERQPAEGSLTDLASRLSNDRRRIADRSVPPTQYASPPSLIPTARHPEARPARPIAEQARPTAPQRLDPFGRATPVRNPVEEKVLDIPVFLNRKAN, encoded by the coding sequence ATGAGTGACATCACCGGTATCCGCGAGCTGAAGGCGCGCATCGTCGTGTGCGGGGTCGGCGGTGCCGGCGGCAATGCCGTCAACAACATGATCGAGGCCGGGCTCGAAGGCGTCGACTTCATCGTCGCCAATACCGATGCCCAGGCGCTCACCAGTTCGAAGGCCAAGCGCGTCATCCAGATGGGCGCGCAGGTGACCGGAGGCCTTGGTGCCGGCGCGCAGCCCGACATAGGGCGCGCGGCGGCGGAAGAGGCCGTCGATGCGGTCCGCGATCAATTGGCCGGCGCGCACATGGTGTTCGTTACCGCCGGCATGGGCGGCGGCACCGGCACTGGCGCTGCGCCCATTATCGCCAGGACCGCGCGTGAGCTCGGCATCCTCACCATCGGTGTCGTCACCAAGCCGTTCCAGTTCGAAGGCCAGCGCCGGATGCGTTATGCCGAGGCCGGCATCGCGGAACTGCTGAAGGAGGTGGACACCCTGCTGATCATCCCGAACCAGAACCTGTTCCGGGTAGCCAACGAGAAGACCACATTCGCCGATGCCTTCGCCATGGCCGATCAGGTGCTCTATTCGGGCGTGGCCTGCATCAGCGACCTCATCGTCAAGGAAGGTCTGATCAATCTCGATTTTGCCGACGTTCTCTCGGTCATGCGCGAGAAGGGCAAGGCCATGATGGGCAGGGGCGAGGCTTCCGGCGACAAGCGCGTGCTCAACGCGGCGGTGGCTGCAATTTCCAACCCATTGATCGAGGATCCCTCGATCAAGCGCGCCAGCGGCCTGATCGTCTCCATCACCGGCGGCCGGGACCTGACGCTGTTCGAGGTTGACGAAGCGGCGACCCGGATCCGCGACGAGGCCGATCCGGACGCCAACATCATCGTCGGCGCCACCTTCGATGCAAGCCTCGATGGTGTCGTCCGCGTCTCCGTGGTGGCGACCGGCATCGATAATCTCGGTTCTGCGCGCGAGAGGCAGCCGGCAGAAGGCTCGCTCACGGACCTCGCCTCCAGGCTGAGCAATGATCGGCGTCGCATTGCCGACCGTAGCGTACCGCCGACGCAATACGCGAGCCCGCCGTCGCTCATCCCGACGGCCCGCCACCCTGAAGCGCGACCGGCAAGGCCGATCGCGGAGCAGGCGCGGCCGACGGCTCCGCAGCGCCTCGATCCGTTCGGCCGCGCTACGCCTGTGCGCAATCCGGTCGAGGAAAAGGTCCTCGACATCCCGGTCTTCCTGAACCGCAAGGCCAACTGA
- a CDS encoding cupin domain-containing protein — translation MNQPQPVKDTSQLYEVERRAEHAARPGFRITELQLSATQKVPWHTHTNVSDTFYVLEGHMRLFLQDPKEEVNLKPGEVYVVRPTRPHLVTNGGTKSLTFLVLQGVGEYDFVPLVSR, via the coding sequence ATGAACCAGCCGCAGCCAGTCAAGGACACCAGTCAGCTTTACGAAGTCGAGCGTCGTGCCGAGCACGCCGCGCGTCCCGGCTTTCGCATTACTGAGTTGCAGCTCTCCGCAACCCAGAAGGTGCCGTGGCACACCCACACCAATGTGTCAGATACGTTTTACGTTCTGGAAGGCCACATGAGGCTGTTCCTGCAGGATCCGAAAGAGGAAGTGAATTTGAAGCCCGGCGAAGTCTATGTCGTCAGACCCACGCGACCGCATCTGGTCACTAACGGCGGCACGAAGTCGCTCACCTTCCTGGTTCTGCAAGGGGTCGGCGAATACGATTTTGTTCCGCTGGTGTCGCGTTAG
- a CDS encoding VOC family protein has protein sequence MATQVKPIPEGYHTLTPYLVVDGAEKIVQFMKKAFGAQFVFEPMMRPDGKIMHAELKIGDSVVMISDASERAKATSAMLHLYVPNVDAVYQMALKAGGTSVMEPSDMFYGDRSGGVMDPAGNHWHIGTHVEDVSPAELKKRATEFMKQQNKAA, from the coding sequence ATGGCAACTCAAGTAAAACCCATTCCTGAAGGATATCACACCCTCACGCCTTATCTCGTCGTCGACGGCGCGGAAAAGATCGTCCAGTTCATGAAGAAAGCATTCGGCGCACAATTCGTGTTCGAGCCGATGATGCGGCCCGATGGCAAGATCATGCACGCGGAGCTCAAGATCGGCGATTCCGTCGTGATGATTTCCGATGCTTCCGAGCGCGCAAAGGCCACTTCGGCCATGCTGCACCTCTACGTGCCCAATGTGGATGCGGTTTACCAGATGGCGCTGAAGGCCGGCGGCACGTCGGTGATGGAGCCTTCGGACATGTTCTACGGCGACCGCAGCGGCGGCGTGATGGACCCGGCCGGCAATCACTGGCACATCGGCACCCACGTCGAGGACGTTTCGCCTGCCGAGCTCAAGAAGCGCGCGACGGAATTCATGAAGCAGCAAAACAAGGCGGCGTAG
- a CDS encoding acyl-CoA carboxylase subunit beta → MKDILDTLEERRAGAKLGGGEKRIEAQHARGKLTARERIELLLDKGSFEEFDMFVEHRSTEFGMEKSKVPGDGVVTGWGTVNGRKTFVFAKDFTVFGGSLSETHALKITKLQDMAMKARAPIIGLYDAGGARIQEGVAALAGYSYVFRRNVIASGVIPQISVIMGPCAGGDVYSPAMTDFIFMVKNTSYMFVTGPDVVKTVTNEVVTAEELGGASVHATRSSIADGAFENDVETLLQMRRLIDFLPSNNTDGVPEWPSFDDIGRMDMSLDTLIPDNPNKPYDMKELIHKVVDEGDFFEISEAFAKNIVTGFGRIAGRTVGFVANQPMVLAGVLDSDASRKAARFVRFCDAFNIPIVTFVDVPGFLPGTAQEYGGLIKHGAKLLFAYSQCTVPLVTVITRKAYGGAFDVMASKEIGADMNYAWPTAQIAVMGAKGAVEIIFRSDIGDAEKITARTKEYEDRFLSPFIAAERGYIDDVIMPHSTRKRIARSLAMLKDKKVEMPAKKHDNLPL, encoded by the coding sequence ATGAAGGACATCCTGGACACCCTCGAAGAACGGCGCGCCGGCGCCAAGCTCGGCGGCGGCGAGAAGCGCATCGAGGCGCAACACGCCCGCGGAAAATTGACCGCGCGGGAACGCATCGAGCTGCTGCTCGACAAGGGCTCGTTCGAGGAATTCGACATGTTCGTCGAGCACCGCTCGACCGAATTCGGCATGGAGAAGTCAAAAGTGCCGGGCGACGGCGTCGTCACCGGCTGGGGCACGGTGAACGGCCGCAAGACGTTTGTGTTCGCCAAGGATTTTACCGTGTTCGGCGGCTCGCTGTCCGAGACCCACGCGCTGAAAATCACCAAACTGCAGGACATGGCGATGAAGGCGAGGGCGCCGATCATCGGCCTCTATGACGCCGGTGGCGCGCGCATCCAGGAAGGCGTGGCGGCGCTGGCGGGCTATTCCTATGTGTTCCGCCGCAACGTCATCGCGTCAGGCGTGATCCCGCAGATCTCCGTCATCATGGGCCCGTGCGCCGGCGGCGACGTCTATTCGCCTGCCATGACCGACTTCATCTTCATGGTGAAGAACACCAGCTACATGTTCGTCACCGGCCCCGACGTGGTGAAAACCGTCACCAACGAGGTGGTGACGGCGGAAGAACTCGGCGGCGCCTCGGTGCACGCCACGCGATCCTCGATCGCGGATGGCGCGTTCGAGAATGACGTCGAGACGCTGCTGCAGATGCGCCGGCTGATCGACTTCCTGCCGTCCAACAACACCGACGGCGTGCCAGAGTGGCCGAGCTTCGACGACATCGGCCGCATGGACATGTCGCTGGATACGCTGATCCCCGACAATCCGAACAAGCCCTACGACATGAAGGAGCTGATCCACAAGGTGGTGGACGAGGGCGACTTCTTTGAGATTTCGGAGGCGTTCGCGAAGAACATCGTCACCGGCTTCGGCCGCATCGCCGGCCGCACCGTCGGCTTCGTCGCCAACCAGCCGATGGTGCTGGCGGGCGTGCTCGACAGCGATGCCTCACGCAAGGCCGCGCGCTTCGTTCGTTTTTGCGACGCCTTCAACATCCCGATCGTGACCTTCGTCGACGTGCCAGGCTTCCTGCCGGGCACCGCCCAGGAATATGGCGGCCTGATCAAGCACGGCGCGAAATTGTTGTTCGCCTATTCGCAGTGCACGGTGCCGCTCGTCACCGTCATCACCCGAAAAGCTTATGGCGGCGCGTTCGACGTGATGGCGTCCAAGGAAATCGGCGCCGACATGAACTACGCCTGGCCGACCGCCCAGATCGCCGTGATGGGCGCCAAGGGCGCGGTGGAAATCATTTTCCGCAGCGACATCGGCGACGCCGAAAAAATCACCGCCCGCACCAAGGAATACGAAGACCGCTTCCTGTCGCCGTTCATCGCCGCCGAGCGCGGCTACATCGACGACGTCATCATGCCGCATTCGACACGAAAGCGGATCGCGCGGTCGCTGGCGATGCTGAAAGACAAGAAGGTCGAGATGCCGGCGAAGAAGCACGACAATTTGCCGTTGTAA
- a CDS encoding DUF4260 domain-containing protein, with product MTDTASAETSGAVTGGLRTVLRLEGLALFIGMTLLYYIWDGDWWIYAILFFVPDLSFAAYLSGPRFGALVYNTVHSYLAPVAIMTGGFATASPLVLSIAMIWLAHIGFDRALGYGLKYASGFGFTHLGRIGKLPN from the coding sequence ATGACCGATACCGCAAGCGCCGAGACGTCAGGCGCCGTTACCGGGGGCCTGCGAACGGTGCTTCGGCTCGAGGGATTAGCGCTCTTTATCGGTATGACGCTGCTTTATTATATCTGGGACGGCGACTGGTGGATCTATGCCATCCTGTTCTTTGTCCCCGATCTCAGCTTTGCGGCTTACCTGTCGGGACCGCGTTTCGGCGCCCTGGTCTACAACACCGTGCACAGCTATCTCGCGCCTGTCGCGATCATGACCGGCGGATTCGCCACCGCCTCGCCGCTCGTGCTCTCGATCGCCATGATCTGGCTGGCCCATATCGGCTTCGACCGCGCGCTCGGCTACGGCCTGAAATATGCCAGTGGTTTTGGCTTCACCCATCTGGGCCGGATCGGGAAGCTTCCGAATTGA
- a CDS encoding dienelactone hydrolase family protein, which yields MLSDWRVAVTATIFGTLITCIETSAQSMPKDVAARTEIYAIPSLTISDQQFLTGDANGKQVTVAGQFRIAQGSGKLPVVVLMHGSSGVGAGMDPWVRHFNAMGISTFVIDGFSGRGLTTVGPNQALLGRLNFIVDIYRSLEILAKHPRVDPERIVLMGFSRGGQAALYASLERFHKLWNKSGAQFAAYIPFYPDCSTTYATDAETVARPIRIFHGTPDDYNPVATCKAYLARLQEARRDAVLTEYPDSAHGFDAGLLGLNTVVVSANAQSARNCRLKEGDGGVLMNADTQAPFTYKDACIALNPHVGGNPATAQEARKAVSEFLQALLKLG from the coding sequence ATGCTGAGCGATTGGCGCGTGGCCGTGACGGCTACGATTTTTGGCACTCTCATCACCTGCATCGAAACATCAGCGCAATCGATGCCGAAGGACGTCGCGGCACGCACCGAAATCTACGCGATCCCGTCGCTGACGATTTCCGACCAGCAATTCCTCACCGGCGACGCCAACGGCAAACAGGTCACCGTCGCCGGCCAATTCCGCATTGCGCAAGGCAGCGGCAAGCTTCCGGTCGTGGTGCTGATGCACGGGTCAAGCGGCGTCGGCGCCGGCATGGATCCGTGGGTGCGCCACTTCAATGCTATGGGGATTTCTACCTTCGTCATCGACGGCTTCAGCGGCCGTGGACTGACGACGGTCGGCCCCAATCAGGCCCTGCTCGGCCGGCTCAATTTCATCGTCGATATCTACCGCTCGCTGGAGATCCTTGCCAAACATCCGCGCGTCGATCCTGAACGCATCGTGCTGATGGGATTTTCCCGCGGCGGACAGGCCGCGCTCTACGCCAGCCTCGAACGCTTCCACAAGCTGTGGAACAAGTCCGGCGCGCAGTTCGCCGCCTACATTCCGTTCTATCCGGATTGCTCGACCACCTATGCCACCGACGCCGAGACCGTGGCGCGTCCGATCCGGATCTTCCATGGCACGCCTGACGACTATAACCCGGTCGCAACCTGCAAGGCCTATCTCGCCCGCCTGCAGGAAGCCAGGCGCGATGCGGTGCTGACGGAATATCCGGATTCCGCACATGGCTTCGATGCCGGCCTGCTCGGCCTGAACACGGTCGTCGTATCGGCCAATGCCCAGTCGGCGCGGAATTGCCGCCTCAAGGAGGGCGACGGCGGCGTGTTGATGAACGCCGACACGCAAGCGCCCTTTACCTACAAGGATGCCTGCATCGCGCTCAATCCGCATGTCGGCGGCAATCCGGCGACCGCTCAGGAGGCGCGCAAAGCGGTGAGCGAATTCCTGCAAGCGCTGCTCAAGCTGGGATAA
- the blaOXA gene encoding class D beta-lactamase codes for MINRRHALGLLAATTLLPARGLANVSYQRSEFRDDLAKRFFDLGTTGTFVGYKVDDYLIIASDKVRSGEGRLPASTFKIPNSLIALETGVVEDPDKDVFKWDGVTRNIEPWNKDHTLRSAIAASAVPVYQEIARRIGAERMRKYLDLFDYGNRDIGGGIDQFWLTGNLRIDPVQQIDFLDRLRRGVLPVSKRSQELTRDILTVTKIGDATIRAKSGLLGAEQGKPSLGWMVGWAEKGSQQTVFAMNMDCKEQSHIAARMTVVQQCLADIVAI; via the coding sequence GTGATCAATCGTCGTCATGCGCTCGGCCTTCTTGCCGCTACCACTCTCTTGCCCGCGCGCGGCCTTGCCAATGTCTCCTACCAGCGCAGCGAGTTTCGCGACGATCTGGCCAAGCGCTTCTTCGACCTCGGCACGACAGGCACCTTCGTCGGCTACAAGGTGGACGACTATCTCATCATCGCCAGCGACAAGGTGCGCTCAGGCGAGGGCAGGCTGCCGGCCTCGACCTTCAAGATTCCGAATTCGCTGATCGCGCTGGAGACCGGCGTGGTCGAGGACCCCGACAAGGACGTCTTCAAGTGGGACGGCGTGACGCGCAACATCGAGCCCTGGAACAAGGACCACACGCTGCGTTCGGCGATCGCGGCCTCCGCAGTGCCGGTCTATCAGGAAATCGCCCGGCGCATCGGGGCCGAGCGCATGCGGAAATATCTCGACCTGTTCGACTATGGCAACCGCGACATCGGCGGCGGCATCGACCAGTTCTGGCTGACCGGAAACCTGCGCATCGATCCTGTGCAGCAGATCGATTTCCTCGACCGGCTGCGCCGTGGCGTGCTGCCGGTGTCCAAGCGCAGCCAGGAACTGACGCGCGATATCCTCACCGTGACGAAGATCGGCGACGCCACCATCCGCGCCAAGAGCGGTCTTCTGGGCGCCGAGCAGGGCAAGCCGTCACTGGGATGGATGGTCGGCTGGGCCGAGAAGGGCAGCCAGCAGACCGTGTTCGCGATGAACATGGACTGCAAGGAGCAAAGCCACATCGCCGCCCGCATGACGGTGGTGCAGCAATGCCTTGCCGACATCGTCGCGATCTAG
- a CDS encoding EscU/YscU/HrcU family type III secretion system export apparatus switch protein, whose product MSVETRNKLAVALHYDKTGAPRVVAKGKGVIGAKIIELAREHDIPIEENEVLAGALSHVEIGDEIPPDLYKAVAEVLVFVLRLSGRIR is encoded by the coding sequence ATGAGCGTCGAGACCAGAAACAAGCTTGCGGTCGCGCTGCACTACGACAAGACCGGCGCCCCGCGGGTCGTGGCGAAGGGCAAGGGCGTCATCGGCGCGAAGATCATCGAACTCGCCCGGGAACATGACATCCCGATCGAGGAGAACGAGGTGCTGGCGGGCGCCTTGTCCCATGTCGAAATCGGCGACGAAATTCCGCCGGATCTCTACAAGGCGGTCGCCGAAGTGCTGGTCTTCGTGCTGCGGCTGTCGGGCCGGATCCGCTGA
- a CDS encoding flagellar hook-length control protein FliK — protein MAISINPVLPVLAAQEAGGIAAELVLQPGSVVNAQVLKILSADLVRIAIASLSIDVATEIPLQQGQSLQLAVSQTKDGIRLAVVGQGGDAGADAVTLSPGALADTAANDRPTIVAPKNVLTPLERAAVSVAAQAAAAEQDSLAPLFANLGAAASTSNLPPKLREAIAQVLAQQTSLDQSLDGGDIKTAFQKSGIFLEASLASGAVSSTGVPDLKAALIVLRQTLQSALGANATGGATAAPAATTLNAAAATLAPSPEFDVQEILLPQARLLVAKDVALPAGAARSALSAALNGGPSAGATLNLLQEALQELGNPARTAATPKAVHPDEMTFHTNTPPPPFRGALPAAQPIAAPTIAPDAPLSTTAHHLLDDTDAAIARQTLLQVASLPDRIDASAPKLDTTAPRWNFEIPFVTPQGTAMAQFEISRDGGEQEVEAAKRVWRARFSLDVEPAGPVHALISLTGDKTSVRIWAERPATAEQLRAGASDLSQALSRAELQPGDIVIRDGAPPQTAPAARAGHFLDRAL, from the coding sequence ATGGCGATATCCATCAATCCCGTTCTCCCGGTGCTTGCCGCCCAAGAGGCTGGCGGCATAGCGGCCGAACTCGTGCTGCAGCCGGGCAGCGTGGTCAACGCGCAGGTCCTGAAAATTCTCTCCGCCGATCTGGTGCGGATTGCGATCGCCAGCCTCTCGATCGACGTGGCCACGGAGATTCCGTTGCAGCAGGGCCAATCCTTGCAACTCGCGGTATCGCAGACCAAGGACGGCATCCGCCTCGCGGTAGTCGGGCAGGGCGGCGATGCCGGGGCCGACGCCGTCACCCTTTCGCCCGGTGCGCTGGCCGATACCGCAGCCAACGACCGTCCGACCATCGTCGCCCCGAAGAACGTATTGACCCCGCTGGAGCGTGCGGCGGTCTCTGTGGCGGCGCAGGCCGCGGCCGCCGAGCAGGACAGCCTGGCGCCGCTGTTTGCCAATCTCGGCGCAGCGGCATCAACCAGCAACCTGCCGCCGAAGCTGCGAGAGGCAATTGCGCAGGTGCTGGCACAACAGACCAGCCTCGATCAAAGCCTCGACGGCGGCGATATCAAGACCGCATTCCAGAAGTCCGGCATCTTCCTTGAAGCGTCGCTGGCATCGGGGGCGGTGTCCTCGACCGGCGTTCCCGATCTCAAGGCCGCGCTGATCGTGCTGCGCCAGACGCTGCAGTCGGCGCTTGGCGCAAATGCGACGGGCGGAGCCACCGCTGCGCCAGCGGCTACCACGCTCAACGCTGCGGCGGCAACCCTTGCTCCGTCGCCGGAGTTCGACGTCCAGGAAATCCTGCTGCCGCAGGCGCGGTTGCTGGTCGCCAAGGATGTCGCCTTGCCAGCCGGCGCTGCTCGCAGCGCGCTTTCGGCCGCACTGAATGGCGGACCTTCGGCCGGCGCGACCCTGAACCTGCTGCAGGAAGCGCTGCAGGAACTCGGCAACCCCGCGCGAACAGCGGCCACGCCGAAAGCCGTTCATCCTGACGAGATGACCTTCCACACCAACACGCCGCCGCCGCCATTCCGTGGCGCGCTTCCGGCCGCACAGCCCATTGCCGCACCCACGATCGCCCCTGATGCGCCGCTCTCGACCACCGCGCACCATCTGCTCGATGACACCGATGCCGCCATTGCGCGGCAAACCCTGCTGCAGGTGGCCTCCCTGCCGGATCGCATCGACGCTTCCGCGCCGAAGCTCGACACCACGGCACCGCGCTGGAATTTCGAGATTCCCTTTGTAACGCCGCAGGGCACGGCGATGGCGCAGTTCGAGATTTCCCGCGATGGCGGCGAGCAGGAAGTCGAGGCCGCCAAGCGGGTGTGGCGGGCGCGATTTTCGCTCGACGTCGAGCCGGCCGGTCCGGTTCACGCGCTGATATCGCTTACCGGCGACAAGACCTCGGTGCGGATCTGGGCGGAACGGCCGGCGACGGCGGAGCAATTGCGCGCCGGCGCATCCGACCTGAGTCAGGCGCTGAGCCGGGCCGAATTGCAGCCCGGCGATATCGTGATCCGCGACGGCGCGCCGCCGCAGACTGCACCGGCCGCGCGCGCCGGCCATTTCCTGGACCGCGCGCTATGA
- a CDS encoding ATP12 family chaperone protein produces MRELFDEVAGHSPLDPEEAVRRATRTPRRKRFYKEAGIAKADDGFAVTLDGKPIRTPSGRQVVAPTGGIAEAIAAEWNAQVDTINPLTMPLTRFANSVAEVTERVDAVADDAAKYLGTDLLFYRAGHPEALVAREAAHWDPVLSWAANELGAHFILSEGIVHVAQPAQAISAARGVFPADPWSVAALHVVTTLTGSALLALALLHGVRDPDQVWTAAHVDEDWNAEKWGVDEEVASRRAARLVDFRAAVTILSALKA; encoded by the coding sequence ATGCGTGAACTCTTTGATGAAGTCGCCGGACATTCTCCGCTCGATCCGGAGGAGGCGGTGCGCCGCGCCACGCGCACGCCCCGGCGCAAGCGGTTCTACAAGGAAGCCGGCATCGCCAAGGCGGATGACGGGTTTGCCGTCACGCTCGATGGCAAGCCGATCCGCACGCCTTCCGGCCGCCAGGTCGTGGCGCCAACGGGCGGGATCGCCGAGGCCATTGCGGCGGAATGGAATGCGCAGGTCGATACGATCAACCCGCTGACCATGCCGCTGACGCGCTTTGCCAACAGCGTCGCCGAGGTCACCGAGCGCGTCGATGCCGTGGCCGACGATGCCGCAAAATATCTCGGCACGGATTTGCTGTTCTATCGCGCCGGCCATCCCGAGGCGCTGGTCGCGCGCGAAGCCGCGCATTGGGACCCGGTCCTGTCCTGGGCCGCGAACGAACTCGGGGCCCATTTCATTCTGTCCGAGGGGATCGTGCATGTCGCCCAGCCGGCGCAGGCGATCAGCGCGGCCCGCGGCGTGTTTCCGGCCGACCCATGGTCGGTGGCCGCCTTGCATGTGGTGACAACGCTCACGGGCTCGGCGCTGCTGGCGCTGGCCCTGCTGCACGGCGTCCGCGACCCCGACCAGGTCTGGACTGCCGCCCATGTCGATGAGGACTGGAACGCCGAAAAATGGGGTGTGGACGAGGAGGTGGCGTCCCGCCGGGCCGCCCGGCTGGTCGATTTCCGGGCCGCGGTGACTATTTTGAGCGCCCTGAAGGCCTGA
- a CDS encoding amidohydrolase family protein, with amino-acid sequence MIGNLLRTALFHFILAATAGIGAAANAQTLALVGGKVYASPDAAPLDDAVVVTAAGVIAAIGSRSDVQIPSDARVIDCAGKTVVAGFWNSHVHFTQAVWKNTGSAPAAPLQEHMREMLTRWGFTTVWDIGSDGRDTLALRRRVNAGEVAGPDIHSVGSIFPKDGHPAYLPPEIKLPEASAPDEAAQLVRTYIGFGLDGVKLFTGSFKGSGKPVVNMDPAIAKAAVDVAHAAGKPVFAHPQNMAGVEAVIAAGVDIMAHTVPGESVYSPEQLARFKQQGIALVPTLSLFAKLPVAPDIAARLVATTVNQVKVFSDNGGPVLFGTDVGFTTIYDTTLEYELMHRVLSARQILASLTTNPAQYFKAAKKGRVEKGFDADLAVLDGDPVADVRNLAKVAYTIRAGQVIYQKP; translated from the coding sequence ATGATTGGAAATCTGCTTCGCACCGCGCTTTTCCATTTCATTCTTGCGGCGACTGCCGGCATCGGCGCTGCGGCCAACGCGCAGACCCTCGCTCTCGTGGGCGGCAAGGTCTACGCGTCGCCTGACGCCGCGCCGCTCGACGATGCCGTCGTCGTCACGGCCGCCGGCGTCATCGCCGCGATCGGCAGCCGCAGCGACGTGCAAATTCCCTCCGATGCGCGGGTCATTGATTGCGCCGGAAAGACGGTGGTGGCCGGCTTCTGGAACAGCCACGTCCATTTCACGCAAGCGGTCTGGAAGAACACCGGCTCTGCTCCCGCCGCGCCGCTGCAAGAGCATATGCGGGAGATGCTGACGCGCTGGGGTTTTACGACGGTCTGGGATATTGGTTCGGACGGGAGAGATACCCTGGCATTGCGCCGCCGGGTCAACGCCGGCGAAGTAGCGGGCCCGGATATTCATTCCGTGGGCAGCATCTTCCCAAAGGACGGCCATCCCGCCTATCTCCCGCCTGAAATCAAGTTGCCCGAGGCTTCCGCGCCGGACGAGGCGGCGCAATTGGTGCGCACCTACATAGGCTTCGGCCTCGACGGCGTGAAGCTGTTCACCGGCTCCTTCAAGGGTTCCGGCAAGCCGGTCGTGAACATGGATCCGGCCATCGCCAAGGCTGCTGTCGACGTGGCACATGCCGCGGGCAAGCCGGTGTTCGCCCATCCGCAAAACATGGCGGGCGTGGAGGCCGTGATCGCGGCCGGCGTCGACATCATGGCTCACACGGTACCCGGCGAATCGGTCTATTCGCCCGAGCAGCTCGCGCGGTTCAAGCAGCAGGGCATTGCCCTGGTTCCGACGCTGTCGCTGTTCGCAAAGCTCCCGGTCGCGCCGGATATCGCTGCGCGTCTCGTTGCTACGACCGTCAATCAGGTCAAGGTGTTCTCCGACAATGGCGGTCCGGTTCTGTTCGGCACCGATGTCGGCTTCACCACGATCTATGACACTACCCTCGAATACGAGCTGATGCATCGCGTGCTGTCCGCGCGCCAGATCCTGGCGTCGCTGACGACCAACCCCGCACAGTATTTCAAGGCCGCGAAGAAGGGGCGGGTCGAGAAGGGGTTCGACGCCGACCTTGCGGTGCTGGACGGCGATCCGGTCGCCGACGTTCGCAACCTCGCCAAGGTCGCCTACACGATCCGCGCCGGCCAGGTGATCTATCAAAAACCCTGA